CATGGTAAAGGAAGCAATTGATTTTCCGCAAGCTATAAGCTTTGGCTGCAGGGCCATAAACAAACCTGCAAATCCATTTCACAACAAGCTTCAGTGGAATTTTCATCAATAGTCACTCTACCAATGTTGTCGCAGATTAACAAAAATTAGCATACCAAGACTAAACATGGCCATTCCAAGACCTGCATTGGATAAAATTGCTATTGATCCTGCAATTATAGCTGGCATTTCCAAGTTCCACCTGCAACATTGTGCACATTGATTAAAGACCTGATTTAGAAAGGACACACAATAGTCATTCTAGTTAGAAGTTGTGAGAGTTAAGGATGTTATCTCTCTACATACTTGAATGAAACGAGAGACCAGGCAATGCCAAAAAGGCTGGAGTAAGTGTTGGGATTCCTAATCAGTTTACGCCACACCATAATGAGAATGAGTCTGGTCATCACACTAGCTGGTGGCATAGCAGCTGGCTTGTTGGATTCAAGAGTCCCACTTTTGGGGTGCAGCTCAGTTGTGGAGCTTGAACCAAGCTTAGAGAGCACTGGACCTTCACGGTCCCCGTTTGTAGCCAGCTTGTTCCCAAAGCTGAACTCATCTCTACCATACTCATGGTAATCTAAGAACAGTAACAACATATAGCTTTATAATGCTAAATCAATGAAACTGTAGGGGAAAATAACAGAGAACTCTGTTCTGAGTAGCAAGAACAGTTTTtgtcaaaagcaaaatagtaaaaaagacaaaaggaaCCAAACCCTACTTCCTGTAATGCAGTTAAAACCCAATAACACAAACATCCAAATTCATTAGACATTAATTCCCCAATAAGACAccaatcaaatatcaatacatgcAACTAcgcaagaaacaaacaaacaagaagaCCCAAATAACTAATAGAGAGAGATTAGTGTTTATACCTTTTTGGTTACGACCCACATTACCAAGATGATCATTCCCATACTCTCCTCCTCTGAAGACATGAATCCCCCCTTCGGATACTGGTGAGGCGCTTGAGCTCCATACAAACATATGCAAGTCCCTGCCACCGTCTGTTCCATTAGCCTTCTTCTTCGCACCAGGTCCGGCCACCGGAGAGAATAGTCCGGCACTTGGAGGTGTTGGATATGCGGTTCCATTAGGCCTTACTGGACCACCATACGCACCAACGCCTCCATTTTCCTCATCAAAGCCAATGTTTCCAAAGTTGGAGTGTCTAGGACTCACACTGCTTGGGTTTTTCCCATTGACCATGGAATAAAAATCAGTGTGGTTAAAGCTAGACCCTCTTGGGGTTGGGTTTCTTGAAGATTGGAGTGAGTAAATCTCTGCATTGGTTAGATTGGAAGGTCTTGGTGTCAATGAAAGGCCAGAATTGGGACCGTTATTGGATCGGCGAGAGAAGATTTCAGAGCGAGAACTAGTGGATTTTCTGACTGTGACATGAAGTTTTCCATCTTCACCAACTTCAGCATCTGTTTGCAATGGTTCTTTGCCATCTAAGGAGATGACATCAGAGTCAACTCTGAAAGAGATTATAGACCCAGCAGTGTCTGGGAACTGTTCACCAATCAAGAGTCTTGCTCCTCTGTACTCAAAGAGAaacagcatcaatgtgtaccagaTAATGCATTGAAGAACAACTATTTGGACCATAAGACTCCCAGAGGCCTCTGCATACATGCCTTTCAAAAGAGGAATGCCCATGACAAGAGTGTTTGGAAGAGTAGAGACTGAGAATAGGGTGATTGACCATTCGAGGGAGCCTCTAGAGCTGGTTCTTGACCAGATTGCTAACACAACAAGGACTATGACTTTTTGAAGAGTGTCAGCTGCTATGAACCTGTAGTTCATGTCATATGGGTTATTGGTGGATATGAAGTGGAATGACAACAAAGGGACTGCAAATAGAGCAACAAATCTGTTGATTCCTGAACACTGGTCAGGGCTGAAGATCTTCCACCACTTAACAGAACCATAAGCCAAAATCATGGCCACATAGAGTGGGACCACGGCTGAGAGGACATGGTAGAGGTCTGATAGACTGATCATTCTGTTTTTCTGTTTCTATTTCGAGGTTTTGGGTTTGTTAAATGGTGAAGATTGATTCTTGAGGGATACCCAGATGAGAAAATGGAGTCCAAAGGAAAACCCAGATGGGATTTCGCAAATAactaaagaaaagagaagtctTTATGATTTCATCCCATGTTCAGTGAAACTAAAGCAGAGCACGATGTAGTGAGATTACTCGCCGGAAAATGGATTCCCGGATTGAGAAACGCTACAATACACAGAGCCACAGAGGTAAATAGAGAAAAGAAGGTGTTGCTATATTTAAAGGAGCATTAATGGCAGACAAAGAAATAAAAGCTGGGGACTTTTTAAGAAGTTTTTCTCTTCTCACAGTCTCTTTTGGGATGGTGAAAAGAAAGATatatagagactagagagagagacaatCTTCAAGGAAAGGAAAAAGTAGTTTGTAAACTTATCAGTGTGTGTGAGAGAAACCAGCAGACGACCAAAGAGAGGAGG
The window above is part of the Tripterygium wilfordii isolate XIE 37 chromosome 3, ASM1340144v1, whole genome shotgun sequence genome. Proteins encoded here:
- the LOC119988595 gene encoding probable auxin efflux carrier component 1b produces the protein MISLSDLYHVLSAVVPLYVAMILAYGSVKWWKIFSPDQCSGINRFVALFAVPLLSFHFISTNNPYDMNYRFIAADTLQKVIVLVVLAIWSRTSSRGSLEWSITLFSVSTLPNTLVMGIPLLKGMYAEASGSLMVQIVVLQCIIWYTLMLFLFEYRGARLLIGEQFPDTAGSIISFRVDSDVISLDGKEPLQTDAEVGEDGKLHVTVRKSTSSRSEIFSRRSNNGPNSGLSLTPRPSNLTNAEIYSLQSSRNPTPRGSSFNHTDFYSMVNGKNPSSVSPRHSNFGNIGFDEENGGVGAYGGPVRPNGTAYPTPPSAGLFSPVAGPGAKKKANGTDGGRDLHMFVWSSSASPVSEGGIHVFRGGEYGNDHLGNVGRNQKDYHEYGRDEFSFGNKLATNGDREGPVLSKLGSSSTTELHPKSGTLESNKPAAMPPASVMTRLILIMVWRKLIRNPNTYSSLFGIAWSLVSFKWNLEMPAIIAGSIAILSNAGLGMAMFSLGLFMALQPKLIACGKSIASFTMAVRFLTGPAVMAAASIAVGLRGVLLHIAIVQAALPQGIVPFVFAKEYNVHPDILSTGVIFGMLIALPITLVYYIFLGL